In a single window of the Dreissena polymorpha isolate Duluth1 chromosome 3, UMN_Dpol_1.0, whole genome shotgun sequence genome:
- the LOC127872652 gene encoding uncharacterized protein LOC127872652 yields MLYALILFVLLSGVQGMTREDCPAGGRSANGYWDVNNKADEPRCVLKCFNGYEPDGCHVLRRIQPDTWNQKIPQCVEKSLIPWKTVAKAGVAVAAGAGAVAAAPVVLSAAGFTSAGVAAVSIAAGLQVGFGLVY; encoded by the exons atgttatatgcacttattttgtttgtgttgttgtcgGGAGTGCAAGGAATGACGAGGGAGGATTGTCCAG CTGGAGGGCGGTCCGCCAACGGCTACTGGGATGTCAATAACAAGGCAGACGAACCAAGATGTGTGCTTAAATGCTTCAACGGATACGAGCCGGACGGATGTCATGTGTTGCGAAGAATACAACCTGACACGTGGAATCAGAAGATACCGCAGTGTGTCGAAA AATCATTGATACCATGGAAAACTGTGGCAAAAGCAGGAGTAGCGGTCGCTGCAGGAGCTGGTGCCGTGGCGGCTGCTCCGGTTGTGCTGTCAGCAGCGGGATTCACCTCCGCCGGGGTGGCTGCCGTCTCAATCGCAGCAGGACTTCAGGTGGGTTTTGGACTcgtttattga
- the LOC127872651 gene encoding prestalk protein-like, with translation MAILEHAYPSWKVFRIPRNHPASMNNVIMPMIAKLAVELHEAGVSCSEMYPIGCTDDDKGSTDDEGCIDGKGCIDGKGSAADKGCRDDKVFIADKGCNDDDKGFTDDKGYINNKGFTDDKGCIDEKGCPYKKALMTRAAITMTSRPDDKRCADETGCFGDKGCADDRGCNDEKGCNDNDKGCIDDTTGCNNDVKGCNDDFKSCTDDKGCTDYTGCEDENCCADDKGCAEDKGCPDDKDCVDDKGCVDDNGCADDKGCVDDKGGEVDKHFADDKRCTDDKGCEDDYGCTDAKGCSDDKGCADADDKGYADDKGFAYDKDDKGFADDKGCTDGKGCADDKGCADGNGYTYDKGCSHDKGCVDDKCCTVDKGCTNNKRCTDDKGCAEDKCYEDDKDCADDEGCVDAKGGADDKHCADDKRCTDDKGCADDY, from the exons atggctattttagagcatg CTTACCCCAGTTGGAAGGTATTTCGTATCCCAAGGAACCATCCAGCTTCCATGAACAACGTGATTATGCCCATGATTGCGAAACTTGCAGTCGAACTTCACGAAGCAGGAGTATCATGCAGTGAGATGTACCCAATA ggctgcactgatgaTGACAAGGGAAGCACAGATGACGAGGGCTGCATTGATGGCAAGGGCTGCATTGATGGCAAGGGCTCCGCAGCTGACAAGGGCTGCAGAGATGACAAGGTCTTTATTGCTGACAAGGGCTGCAATGATGACGATAAGGGCttcacagatgacaagggctACATTAATAACAAGGGCTtcactgatgacaagggctgTATTGATGAGAAGGGCTGCCCTTACAAAAAAGCACTGATGACACGGGCTGCAATAACCATGACAAG CCGCCCAGATGACAAGCGCTGTGCAGATGAAACGGGCTGCTTCGGTGACAAGGGCTGTGCAGATGACCGGGGCTGCAATGATGAAAAGGGCTGCAATGATAATGATAAGGGCTGTATTGATGATACGACGGGCTGCAATAATGATGTCAAGGGCTGCAATGATGATTTCAAgagctgcacagatgacaagggctgcacagaTTACACGGGATGCGAAGATGAAAAttgctgcgcagatgacaaaggctgcgcagaggACAAAGGCTGTCCAGATGACAAAGACTGCgtagatgacaaaggctgcgtaGATGACAatggctgcgcagatgacaaaggctgtgtAGATGACAAAGGCGGTGAAGTTGACAAACACTTCGCAGATGACAAAcgctgcacagatgacaaaggctgcgaagATGACTATGGATGCACCGATGCCAAGGGCTGCTCAGATGACAAAGGATGCGCGGATGCAGATGACAAGGGATACGCAGATGACAAGGGCTTCgcatatgacaaag atgacaaaggcttcGCAGATGACAAGGGATGCACAGATGGCaagggctgcgcagatgacaaaggatGCGCAGATGGCAATGGATACACATATGACAAGGGCTGCTCACATGACAAAGGATGCGTAGATGACAAATGCTGCACAGTTGACAAGGGATGCACAAATAACAAGcgctgcacagatgacaaaggctgcgcagaggACAAATGCTATGAAGATGACAAAGACTGCGCAGATGACGAAGGCTGTGTAGATGCCAAAGGCGGTGCAGATGACAAGCACTGCGCAGATGACAAACGCTGCACAGATGataaaggctgcgcagatgactaTTGA